From Bacillus sp. FSL K6-3431, the proteins below share one genomic window:
- the resB gene encoding cytochrome c biogenesis protein ResB: MEEVKCVCGHVNPIGTILCESCGRALTEGAKNEKLHDMRYEGSARRSQTYNRTFIDKVWNFFSSVKVGIWLIVITLIASSLGTFLPQVMYIPGNADPSVYYSEKFGIGGTIYYILRLHDMYSSWWYLLLIASIGVSLVICSIDRVFPLYRALKNQKVSRHEGFLKRQRLFTRVESDSQTDADFEQVKANLEKKRYKVREENGNILAEKGRFSRWGPYVNHIGLIIFLIGGMLRFVPGMYVDETLWLREGETKTIPGTHKEYVLENKKFTMELYDKEEDKEVYGATLDRVGSVVKNFQSDVVLYKRDLEKTLGDDNDLTEQTEAEIRVNEPLKFDQFALYQTDYKLDELNTMTFNLMNKSNEKVIADLTIDLFDPQDVYDLGNGYKVELIGYYPDFSGFAETGEPISDSPTPNNPAFLFNMVSPEHPEGEKSLTAIRQTVEPLGETDYKMIFKEVSTRNMTILTVRKDLTLWVLILGGSIFMIGVIQGAYWNHRRVWLQKDKGDILIAGHTNKNWHSLRNEIAHIVKGTSIPEPIDQQDEKKNEKESGDTDAGFDRDKQ, from the coding sequence ATGGAAGAAGTAAAATGTGTCTGTGGGCATGTAAATCCGATAGGCACGATATTATGTGAATCTTGTGGTCGTGCATTAACGGAAGGTGCAAAAAATGAAAAACTTCATGATATGCGCTATGAAGGAAGTGCACGAAGGTCTCAAACATACAATCGAACATTTATTGATAAAGTATGGAACTTCTTTTCGTCTGTCAAAGTTGGTATATGGCTGATCGTTATTACATTAATTGCATCATCACTTGGCACGTTTTTGCCTCAAGTGATGTATATTCCAGGTAATGCGGATCCGTCCGTTTATTATAGTGAAAAGTTCGGCATCGGTGGTACGATCTATTATATTTTGAGGCTACATGATATGTACAGCTCTTGGTGGTACTTATTACTTATTGCATCTATCGGCGTATCGCTAGTTATTTGTAGCATTGACAGGGTGTTTCCTTTGTATCGAGCTTTGAAGAATCAAAAAGTGAGTAGACATGAGGGCTTTTTAAAAAGGCAAAGGCTATTTACCCGAGTTGAATCAGATAGTCAAACTGACGCAGATTTTGAACAAGTAAAAGCTAATTTAGAAAAAAAGCGATATAAAGTACGTGAGGAAAATGGAAATATCTTAGCAGAAAAAGGTCGGTTTTCCCGTTGGGGTCCATATGTAAATCATATTGGTCTTATTATATTTTTAATTGGTGGAATGCTGAGATTTGTACCTGGGATGTATGTGGATGAAACATTGTGGCTTCGTGAAGGAGAAACAAAAACAATACCTGGGACACATAAAGAGTATGTGCTTGAAAATAAAAAGTTTACGATGGAGCTTTATGATAAAGAAGAGGACAAGGAAGTATATGGGGCAACACTCGATCGAGTAGGTTCAGTTGTAAAAAACTTTCAGTCAGATGTCGTACTTTATAAACGTGATCTTGAAAAGACATTAGGTGATGATAACGACTTAACGGAGCAAACAGAAGCAGAGATACGTGTTAATGAACCGTTAAAATTTGATCAATTTGCCTTGTATCAAACGGATTATAAATTGGATGAACTAAATACGATGACATTTAATTTAATGAATAAATCGAATGAAAAAGTAATTGCAGATTTAACGATAGATTTATTTGATCCGCAAGATGTATATGATCTCGGTAACGGGTATAAAGTGGAGTTAATTGGTTATTATCCAGACTTTTCTGGTTTTGCAGAAACTGGGGAACCAATTTCAGATTCACCAACACCCAATAACCCAGCATTTTTATTCAATATGGTTTCTCCCGAGCATCCAGAAGGAGAGAAAAGTTTAACTGCTATTAGACAAACAGTTGAACCGCTAGGTGAAACGGATTATAAAATGATCTTTAAAGAGGTTTCAACACGTAATATGACGATACTTACTGTTAGAAAAGATTTAACACTTTGGGTTCTAATCCTAGGTGGTTCAATATTTATGATTGGTGTTATTCAAGGAGCATATTGGAACCACCGCCGAGTGTGGTTGCAAAAAGACAAAGGCGATATTTTAATTGCCGGACATACGAATAAAAACTGGCATAGCTTAAGAAATGAAATTGCTCATATCGTTAAAGGTACCTCCATCCCTGAACCGATTGATCAGCAAGATGAGAAAAAAAATGAGAAAGAAAGTGGGGATACAGATGCCGGGTTTGATAGAGACAAGCAGTAA
- a CDS encoding pseudouridine synthase, translated as MERLQKVIAHAGVASRRNAEELIKQGRVSVNGKVVKELGTKVSNSDRIEVNGIQLEQEGKRYFLLYKPRGVISAVKDDKDRKVVTDFFPHVKERIYPIGRLDYDTSGLLLLSNDGEFTNLLAHPRYEVQKTYIAKVEGIPSREALKKLEHGVKLDDGKTAPAKVKLKSLDKRKGNSIVEIMIHEGRNRQVRRMMEAIGHPVIKLKREQYGTLNLYGLNSGDSRELTPHEVKQLRTLAETGKSLR; from the coding sequence ATGGAACGCTTACAAAAAGTAATCGCGCATGCTGGAGTTGCATCGCGAAGAAATGCTGAAGAATTGATTAAACAAGGTCGGGTATCTGTAAACGGAAAAGTGGTTAAGGAATTAGGAACTAAAGTATCTAATTCGGATAGAATTGAAGTGAACGGAATCCAGCTAGAACAGGAAGGTAAGAGATATTTTTTATTGTATAAGCCAAGAGGAGTTATTTCCGCTGTAAAAGATGATAAGGACAGAAAGGTAGTAACTGATTTCTTTCCGCATGTAAAAGAAAGAATTTATCCTATTGGAAGACTTGATTATGATACATCTGGCCTATTGCTACTTTCTAATGATGGGGAATTTACTAATTTACTTGCCCACCCCAGATATGAAGTCCAAAAGACATATATCGCGAAAGTGGAAGGTATTCCGTCCAGAGAAGCATTAAAGAAGTTAGAGCATGGGGTTAAACTTGATGATGGTAAAACTGCTCCAGCTAAAGTAAAGCTTAAATCATTAGATAAACGAAAAGGAAATTCAATTGTAGAAATTATGATCCATGAAGGGCGCAATCGCCAAGTACGTCGGATGATGGAAGCGATAGGTCATCCAGTTATAAAATTGAAGCGAGAACAATATGGTACGCTTAATTTATACGGCCTAAATTCTGGAGATAGTAGAGAGTTAACACCCCATGAGGTAAAACAGCTTCGGACACTAGCAGAAACAGGTAAGAGCTTAAGATAA
- the resA gene encoding thiol-disulfide oxidoreductase ResA, producing the protein MVEKKKRRLYIRTIILAIMVAAVVYTLYANFTKDKHEELVIGDEAPDFVLTDMDGNKHQLSDYKGQGVFLNFWGTWCPPCKKEMPDMESQYQVFKDQGVEILAVNIGDTEFQINKFAKQHDLTFPILKDKTKDVKDLYRIDKMPTTLLIDPDGKITLIEIGELTEAKIKGMMEGIKPNS; encoded by the coding sequence ATGGTAGAAAAGAAAAAGCGGCGTTTATATATTAGGACAATTATTTTGGCTATCATGGTGGCAGCAGTTGTATACACGCTCTATGCAAACTTTACAAAAGACAAGCATGAGGAATTAGTTATTGGTGATGAAGCACCCGATTTTGTCCTTACGGATATGGATGGAAATAAACATCAATTATCTGATTACAAAGGTCAAGGTGTCTTTTTGAACTTTTGGGGAACTTGGTGTCCGCCATGTAAAAAAGAAATGCCTGATATGGAAAGTCAGTATCAAGTATTTAAAGACCAGGGAGTGGAAATTCTGGCCGTGAATATCGGAGATACAGAGTTCCAAATAAATAAATTTGCTAAGCAACATGATTTAACATTTCCAATATTGAAAGACAAAACCAAAGATGTGAAAGATCTGTATCGAATTGATAAAATGCCTACTACACTTTTAATTGACCCAGACGGGAAAATAACACTAATTGAAATAGGCGAATTGACTGAAGCTAAAATTAAGGGAATGATGGAAGGTATTAAACCTAATAGTTAA
- a CDS encoding spore maturation protein: MQLISVISLWIVPIIIGFILIYGTMKKVPTYEHFVEGGKEGIKIAVSIIPFLVGMLVAIAVFRASGALDFFINLIQPLLNIFGIPGEIVPLALIRPISGTAALGLMSDILSVHGPDSFIGRLASTIQGSTDTTFYVLTVYFGAVGIKKMGDALKVGLLADLVGISAAIIIISLMFSS; the protein is encoded by the coding sequence ATGCAATTAATCTCTGTTATTTCACTATGGATTGTCCCTATCATCATCGGTTTTATATTAATTTATGGTACGATGAAAAAGGTCCCTACATACGAACATTTCGTTGAAGGGGGAAAGGAAGGAATAAAGATTGCTGTGTCTATTATTCCTTTTCTAGTTGGCATGTTAGTAGCAATTGCTGTTTTTAGAGCTTCGGGTGCTTTGGACTTTTTTATTAATTTGATCCAGCCGTTACTTAATATTTTTGGTATCCCTGGGGAGATTGTCCCTTTGGCGCTTATTAGACCGATATCAGGAACAGCAGCATTAGGGTTAATGAGCGATATCCTCTCCGTTCATGGACCGGATTCATTTATAGGGAGATTAGCTTCGACGATTCAAGGGAGTACAGATACGACGTTTTATGTATTAACTGTATACTTTGGTGCTGTGGGAATTAAAAAGATGGGTGATGCTTTGAAAGTAGGGCTACTAGCTGATCTTGTTGGAATTTCAGCCGCGATCATTATTATATCTTTGATGTTCAGTTCTTAA
- the scpB gene encoding SMC-Scp complex subunit ScpB, whose protein sequence is MEESVLKGIIESLLFAAGDAGLSLTQICETMEITEEDAQRLIESLQTEYKDNHDRGITLIYIAKTYQLTTKREHAKYLRKLAETPVNTSISQAGLETLAIIAYKQPITRMEIEEIRGVKTERPLHTLMSRGLINEAGRMEGTGRAILYTTTKEFLDYFGLEDLKGLPVLGDHTDEDGIQEETDLFFSNFNE, encoded by the coding sequence ATGGAAGAATCCGTACTTAAAGGAATAATAGAAAGTTTATTGTTTGCAGCAGGTGATGCAGGTTTATCACTTACACAAATCTGTGAAACGATGGAGATTACAGAAGAGGATGCACAGCGGTTAATTGAGAGCCTTCAAACGGAATATAAAGATAATCATGATAGAGGGATTACCCTCATATACATTGCTAAAACATACCAGCTAACAACAAAACGGGAGCATGCAAAGTATTTACGTAAATTAGCTGAGACTCCTGTCAACACATCTATATCACAGGCTGGCTTAGAAACCCTCGCTATTATTGCTTATAAACAGCCTATAACGAGGATGGAGATTGAAGAGATTAGGGGAGTTAAAACAGAACGACCTCTACACACGTTAATGTCTAGGGGACTAATTAATGAAGCTGGGCGCATGGAAGGAACGGGAAGAGCTATTCTTTATACTACAACAAAAGAATTTCTCGATTATTTTGGACTGGAAGATCTTAAAGGACTTCCGGTACTCGGTGACCATACAGACGAAGACGGTATACAAGAAGAAACAGACCTTTTTTTCTCCAACTTTAATGAATGA
- a CDS encoding DUF309 domain-containing protein translates to MQFPVRYIDFLFHFHGDRDYFECHEVLEEHWKDNGMERDSIWVGLIQVAVTFYHYRRGNLKGAVKMVDKALRHLINKQEETYSLGIQSSVLIDDLTVIRSRMKAGLPYKSYDLPIFNPALLNLCKTRCMEEGYLWGKTPKYIPNTIINKHITRNRSQVEEERKQALAIKNASRKQLMMIS, encoded by the coding sequence TTGCAATTTCCTGTACGTTATATAGATTTCTTGTTTCACTTTCATGGCGATAGGGATTATTTCGAATGTCATGAAGTACTTGAAGAGCATTGGAAAGATAATGGAATGGAGCGCGATTCAATATGGGTCGGTCTTATCCAAGTAGCTGTAACCTTTTATCACTACCGTCGTGGCAATTTAAAAGGGGCAGTAAAAATGGTGGATAAAGCGCTACGCCATTTAATAAATAAACAGGAAGAAACGTATTCACTCGGAATACAATCTTCTGTACTAATAGATGATCTAACCGTTATTCGTTCTAGAATGAAAGCTGGTTTACCATATAAATCTTATGATTTGCCAATTTTCAATCCTGCGCTTTTAAATTTATGTAAAACTCGTTGTATGGAAGAAGGATACTTGTGGGGAAAGACCCCTAAATACATTCCAAATACGATCATCAATAAACATATAACCCGTAATCGCTCGCAAGTAGAGGAAGAACGAAAACAAGCACTTGCTATTAAGAACGCTAGTCGTAAACAACTTATGATGATCTCATAA
- a CDS encoding GNAT family N-acetyltransferase has protein sequence MLIRYKKAYEKIAMGLLSFMPNEKDLKKLQSSMKMYETVDGWQLFLWKKEDDIVGVIGVIIYDDKVEVQHISVNPSHRHEGIGKCMLKAVKDQYENKGIYPTEYTASFFEKCDANEKNSTDA, from the coding sequence ATGCTAATTCGATATAAGAAAGCCTATGAAAAAATTGCTATGGGCCTTCTATCATTTATGCCCAATGAAAAAGACTTGAAAAAATTACAATCCTCCATGAAGATGTATGAGACAGTGGATGGGTGGCAACTTTTTTTGTGGAAAAAAGAGGATGACATTGTTGGAGTAATTGGTGTGATCATTTATGATGATAAAGTAGAGGTACAACATATTTCAGTTAATCCATCGCATCGTCATGAAGGAATTGGAAAATGTATGTTAAAAGCAGTAAAAGATCAGTATGAAAATAAAGGGATTTATCCAACGGAATATACTGCGTCGTTTTTTGAAAAATGTGATGCTAACGAAAAAAACAGTACGGATGCATAA
- the ccsB gene encoding c-type cytochrome biogenesis protein CcsB produces MIETSSNLLEASFILYLIATLFFGGGIREKRGRDKHAGPNKWSKIAISLTLIGFASQLGYFITRWIAGGHAPVSNMFEFTTFFGMMVVAAFIILYFIYKLNALGLFALTLAMLMIAFASMFPSNVSPLIPSLQSHWLYIHVTTVAIGQAILIISFVAGIMYLLKAVDTKAKDKRAFWLEAIMYTIVITIGFIIISVAFSFVDYKADISWIDKEGKEKVATYQLPALVGPHDGELVTKDRMQPFLSMPAIIDAQKMNTMIWSLFIGSVLYALIRLIFRNRITTLLQPLVKKVNLDLVDEIGYRSVLIGFPVYALGGLIFAMIWAQIAWTRFWGWDPKEVWALITFLFYAAFLHLRLSKGWHGEKSAWLAVVGFIIIMFNLVAVNLILFGLHSYAAN; encoded by the coding sequence TTGATAGAGACAAGCAGTAATTTATTAGAAGCATCATTTATCTTATATTTAATTGCGACCCTGTTTTTTGGAGGCGGAATTCGCGAAAAAAGAGGTCGGGATAAACATGCAGGTCCTAATAAATGGTCGAAAATTGCTATTAGTCTAACGCTTATTGGCTTTGCATCCCAGCTTGGGTATTTTATTACCCGCTGGATTGCAGGAGGGCATGCACCAGTTAGCAATATGTTTGAATTTACAACGTTTTTTGGAATGATGGTCGTTGCTGCTTTTATTATTTTATATTTCATTTATAAATTAAATGCATTAGGATTATTTGCACTAACCCTTGCCATGTTGATGATTGCATTTGCGAGTATGTTCCCAAGCAATGTCAGTCCACTTATTCCTTCGCTACAAAGTCATTGGCTTTATATTCATGTAACTACGGTAGCAATAGGACAGGCGATCCTTATCATCAGCTTTGTTGCTGGGATAATGTACTTACTTAAAGCAGTAGATACAAAAGCGAAGGATAAACGAGCATTTTGGTTAGAAGCGATCATGTACACGATAGTCATTACTATTGGCTTTATTATTATCTCTGTAGCCTTTTCATTTGTGGACTATAAAGCAGATATTAGTTGGATCGATAAAGAAGGAAAAGAAAAAGTTGCAACATATCAACTACCAGCACTTGTTGGGCCACATGATGGCGAACTAGTAACCAAAGATAGAATGCAGCCATTTCTAAGTATGCCTGCTATAATTGATGCACAAAAGATGAATACAATGATTTGGAGTCTTTTCATTGGTAGTGTGCTATACGCACTCATTAGACTGATTTTCAGAAACCGGATTACTACTCTATTACAACCTCTCGTCAAAAAAGTGAATCTTGATTTAGTTGATGAGATTGGCTATCGTTCTGTATTAATCGGTTTTCCAGTCTATGCTTTAGGTGGGCTTATTTTTGCGATGATATGGGCTCAGATTGCTTGGACGCGTTTTTGGGGCTGGGATCCGAAAGAAGTCTGGGCGCTTATTACATTCCTATTTTATGCTGCATTCCTCCACTTAAGACTATCAAAAGGATGGCATGGGGAAAAATCAGCATGGCTTGCCGTCGTAGGTTTTATTATTATTATGTTTAACCTTGTGGCAGTAAACCTGATCCTTTTCGGTCTGCATTCCTACGCGGCAAATTGA
- a CDS encoding segregation/condensation protein A, translating to MEYKVKIEAFEGPLDLLLHLINRLEIDIYDIPMAEITDQYLLYIHAMSELKLDDASEYLVMAATLLAIKSKMLLPKHEEEVHDEIMFEEDDPRDELVERLIEYKRYKEAALNLKEKERERGEIFMKPPSDLSSYAEHANQEYTDHGVTIFDLLGAYHKLMRRKKLKKPLATKITHKEISIEDRMAEVLSELTKSYKRKPFFSFFPSADKQYIVVTFLAMLELMKRKEITVDQEGNFGDIFLAARKEAS from the coding sequence ATGGAATACAAAGTGAAAATTGAGGCTTTCGAAGGCCCACTCGATTTATTGCTTCACTTAATAAATCGATTAGAGATTGATATTTATGATATACCTATGGCGGAAATAACGGATCAATATTTACTCTATATTCATGCCATGTCAGAGTTGAAATTAGATGATGCTAGTGAATACTTAGTGATGGCAGCTACGTTATTAGCAATAAAAAGCAAAATGCTTTTACCGAAGCATGAAGAAGAAGTGCATGATGAAATAATGTTTGAAGAAGATGACCCACGTGATGAACTTGTGGAGCGCTTAATTGAATATAAAAGATATAAAGAAGCAGCGTTGAATTTAAAGGAAAAGGAAAGAGAAAGAGGCGAAATTTTTATGAAACCGCCCAGCGACCTTTCATCATATGCCGAACACGCCAATCAAGAATATACTGATCATGGAGTAACTATTTTCGATTTGCTAGGTGCATATCATAAATTAATGAGAAGAAAAAAACTAAAGAAACCGTTAGCGACAAAAATTACTCATAAGGAAATATCTATAGAGGATAGAATGGCTGAGGTCCTGAGCGAGTTAACAAAGAGTTATAAAAGAAAACCCTTTTTCTCGTTTTTTCCCTCTGCTGATAAACAATATATTGTAGTAACTTTTTTAGCAATGTTAGAATTGATGAAGCGCAAAGAAATTACTGTTGATCAAGAAGGCAATTTTGGAGATATTTTTTTAGCAGCTAGAAAGGAGGCTTCTTAG
- a CDS encoding D-alanyl-D-alanine carboxypeptidase family protein: MKAMNKLAILNFIAVLLLTLSMPTKAVAFSVGSSGAVLMEQKTGRVLYEQNPHEIRRIASITKIMTAIIAIESGKMNEKVKVSKNAVYTEGSSVYLTPGESIKLEDLVYGLMLRSGNDAASAIAEHVGGSLEGFVFLMNQKAEELGMKNTVFANPHGLDDHEKHYSTPYDMAILTRYAMENEIYQTISGTKVYKFTRESGPQQWKNKNRLLTEKYSYCTGGKTGFTKRAGRTLVTTAAKDGIDLIAVTLDGPDDWDDHISMYEYGFRNFELKEVLEEGPLTIKVKEMKNKELFLKDSVYFPLAEKEELEVKIEYKLLHHKDLKKKTSGDVGIAIIYFKNDVVRKIPIYVKQTEIQEKSWWEKMKSVFTQRSLMPDD, from the coding sequence ATGAAAGCAATGAATAAGCTGGCAATTCTTAATTTTATTGCTGTTCTCTTACTAACATTATCGATGCCAACAAAAGCAGTAGCCTTTTCTGTAGGCTCCTCAGGCGCGGTGTTAATGGAGCAAAAGACTGGAAGAGTGTTATATGAACAAAATCCTCATGAAATTAGAAGAATTGCTTCTATTACCAAAATAATGACAGCCATTATCGCTATCGAATCGGGAAAAATGAATGAAAAGGTAAAGGTGAGTAAAAATGCCGTATATACGGAGGGATCATCAGTCTACTTAACACCGGGCGAATCGATTAAATTAGAGGACCTGGTTTATGGATTAATGCTTCGTTCAGGTAATGATGCGGCAAGTGCGATAGCTGAGCATGTAGGGGGCAGTCTAGAGGGCTTTGTTTTTCTTATGAATCAAAAAGCAGAAGAATTAGGTATGAAAAATACTGTATTTGCCAATCCACATGGATTAGATGATCATGAAAAACATTATTCTACACCATACGATATGGCGATATTAACGAGATATGCAATGGAAAACGAAATATATCAAACTATATCTGGTACAAAAGTCTATAAATTTACGAGAGAATCAGGTCCGCAGCAATGGAAGAACAAAAATAGATTATTAACGGAAAAATATTCGTATTGTACAGGCGGTAAGACTGGTTTTACAAAAAGAGCTGGTAGAACACTTGTAACAACAGCGGCAAAAGATGGCATAGATTTGATTGCGGTAACATTGGATGGACCCGATGATTGGGATGACCATATATCCATGTATGAGTATGGATTTAGGAATTTTGAATTAAAAGAAGTTTTAGAAGAAGGTCCATTGACAATTAAAGTGAAAGAGATGAAAAATAAAGAGTTGTTTTTAAAGGATAGTGTTTATTTCCCTTTAGCCGAAAAAGAAGAACTGGAAGTTAAAATTGAATATAAATTATTACATCATAAAGATTTAAAGAAAAAAACAAGTGGAGACGTTGGAATAGCAATTATTTACTTTAAAAATGATGTAGTTAGAAAGATCCCGATTTATGTTAAACAAACAGAAATACAAGAAAAGAGTTGGTGGGAAAAAATGAAATCTGTCTTTACACAAAGAAGTTTGATGCCAGATGATTAA
- the lysA gene encoding diaminopimelate decarboxylase — translation MHLYGTATINTSGNLEIGGTDTVELVKKYGTPLYVYDIALIRQRARAFKQTFDKLGIKAQVAYASKAFSTVAMLQLIKEEGLSLDVVSGGELYTAIKAEFPVEKIHFHGNNKSEAELIMALDHQVGCIVVDNFYELDMLRNLTIERKQPVNILIRVTPGIEAHTHDYILTGQEDSKFGFDLQNGQAETALLKALDNEYINVLGLHCHIGSQIFETTGFLLAANKILEKMAEWHASFGYTPSVLNLGGGFGIRYTADDEPLAPENYVREMINEVQKETKRLELPMPEIWIEPGRSLVGDAGTTLYSLGSSKDVPNVRKFLAVDGGMTDNLRPALYDAKYEAILANRANDEPTDLVSIAGKCCESGDMLIRDLQLPIAEKNDILAVFCTGAYGYSMANNYNRIPRPPVVFVEEGQDKLVVKRETYEDLVRLDMPYMEKTRV, via the coding sequence ATGCACCTTTATGGCACGGCAACAATTAATACTTCTGGAAATTTAGAAATTGGTGGAACGGATACGGTTGAATTAGTTAAAAAATATGGGACACCTTTATACGTGTATGATATTGCTTTGATTCGCCAACGAGCACGGGCCTTTAAACAAACCTTTGATAAGCTTGGTATTAAAGCGCAAGTAGCTTATGCAAGTAAAGCTTTTTCTACAGTTGCCATGTTGCAATTGATTAAAGAGGAAGGTTTATCACTTGATGTTGTATCGGGTGGAGAATTATATACAGCTATAAAAGCGGAATTCCCTGTAGAAAAAATCCATTTCCATGGGAATAATAAGAGTGAAGCAGAGTTAATAATGGCGTTGGATCATCAAGTTGGTTGCATTGTAGTTGATAATTTTTATGAGCTGGATATGTTGCGGAATCTTACAATAGAACGCAAACAACCTGTAAATATATTAATTAGAGTTACGCCTGGTATTGAAGCGCATACGCATGATTATATTTTGACAGGCCAAGAAGATTCTAAGTTTGGATTTGATCTACAAAATGGCCAGGCTGAAACTGCCCTTTTAAAAGCGTTAGACAATGAATATATAAATGTGCTTGGTTTACATTGTCATATTGGTTCTCAAATATTTGAAACAACAGGCTTCCTATTGGCTGCCAACAAAATATTGGAGAAAATGGCTGAATGGCATGCTTCATTTGGATATACCCCGTCAGTTTTGAATCTAGGCGGAGGGTTCGGGATACGATATACTGCTGATGATGAACCACTTGCTCCTGAAAACTATGTCAGGGAAATGATAAATGAGGTTCAGAAGGAAACAAAGCGACTCGAATTACCCATGCCCGAAATTTGGATAGAGCCAGGTAGATCGCTAGTAGGTGATGCAGGGACTACTTTATATTCATTAGGCTCTAGTAAGGATGTCCCTAATGTGAGAAAGTTTTTGGCGGTTGATGGAGGGATGACTGATAATTTGCGTCCTGCTCTGTATGATGCAAAATATGAAGCAATTCTTGCAAATAGAGCTAACGATGAGCCGACTGACTTGGTATCTATTGCAGGTAAATGCTGCGAGTCAGGTGATATGCTAATACGGGATTTGCAATTACCTATAGCTGAAAAAAATGATATCCTTGCCGTATTTTGTACCGGTGCATATGGTTATTCGATGGCCAATAATTACAATCGAATTCCTAGACCTCCTGTTGTATTTGTGGAAGAAGGGCAAGATAAACTGGTAGTTAAACGTGAAACATATGAAGATTTAGTCAGATTAGATATGCCATATATGGAAAAAACACGAGTGTAA
- a CDS encoding nucleoside recognition domain-containing protein has protein sequence MINYIWVGMTIIGLVFATINGKMKDVNEAIFSSANEAVTLCIGLISILVFWLGMMRIAQESGLLNKLSDFFKPLILKLFPDVPSDHPAVGYILSNMIANMLGLGNAATPLGIKAMEQLKDLNGGKSSASRSMVTFLALNTSGLTLIPTTVIAIRMSYNSASPTEIVAPTLLATVIATIAAILLDRYFYHRRWRKDLK, from the coding sequence ATGATTAATTATATATGGGTAGGCATGACCATCATTGGATTAGTGTTTGCAACGATCAATGGAAAAATGAAGGATGTAAATGAAGCGATTTTTTCTTCAGCAAATGAAGCTGTCACTTTATGTATCGGACTGATAAGTATTCTTGTATTTTGGCTTGGAATGATGAGAATTGCCCAAGAATCTGGCCTTTTAAATAAGCTTTCAGACTTTTTTAAACCACTTATCTTAAAGTTATTTCCCGATGTACCGAGTGATCATCCAGCAGTAGGTTATATACTATCAAATATGATTGCTAATATGCTCGGATTAGGTAATGCTGCAACACCATTAGGAATAAAAGCGATGGAACAATTAAAGGATTTAAATGGTGGGAAATCATCGGCAAGTAGATCGATGGTTACCTTTCTTGCCTTGAATACATCAGGTTTGACTTTAATACCGACAACAGTGATTGCAATTAGAATGAGTTATAATTCCGCTTCTCCGACTGAAATCGTTGCTCCAACACTTTTGGCGACGGTTATAGCAACGATCGCTGCTATATTATTAGATAGATATTTTTATCATCGGAGATGGAGAAAGGATCTGAAATAA